GCATCACATTCGATGAAAATGTACCGGCATCCTCCGGATGAGTGGCGGTGCGTCCCTCGCCATACATATCCACGGCAAAGGCAACGTAGCCCAATGCGGCCAGCTTTTGCGCCCGCTGGCGAATATAATCGGTCTGTCCCCACCATTCGTGTACGATCAGTACACCGGGACGCTTGCCCTGCGCACTGACATCCCGGGCCAGGTAACCGTTGTACTGGTGATTATCAACGGTATAGGTCACCTGCTGTCCCTGCACATCCGGCCCGATGTCACCGGGCATGCCCTGTCCCTGTTCGGCACCATAGGTACTGACGCTTGCCATCAGCATGCCGAAGCCGAAAACCATGGCTCTCATGATTCCTCCCGTCCCTTGCAAATGGTCACCGGGACCATTGATGGATACCAGAGACAGTATAACGGGCGGAAAGCAGGCTTAAAGTCCGGGAAAGGCGTTAATTGAGGGTGCAGCTACCTTGCGCAGCCGCAGAAAGCATAATCGGGTGGTCGATTCAGGCCAGTCGACGCTGTTCGGTCATCGCGACAGGCGCTTCTACCACGGGGCTCTCGGCGGGTGACTCATCGGTCCGGGCCTTCAGTTCCTGACGACGGCATGCCTCAACCAGATCACGCAGCTGATCGCAGGTCACGATAATCCGTTCGGCACGGCGCTGGCCCTGCCAGACAATATCCACGACCGGATGGTCACGCGTCTGATCGATACCGACGATCCTGCCTGTCCGATCGCGACGCCCATCTCGCAGGGTCGAACCAATCAGGAGGTGAACTCCCTGAACACACTCTTTATTCGTCATTTTCTGCATGAGCCGAGCCTCGATGGCCACCGCACCGGAATGAATGATCGGCAACCCTGAAATAGCAGGCAGTGAACTACCGTCAATGGATCACGGAGCGCAGTGTAACACCGCTACAACAACCATAACAGGCCCCGAGCTGTCAATCATTTTGTCGCCGATTGGCAACACCACGAAAACAGCCGAGGCCTGCGAGCCCGGTGGAGGCAGTTATTCGCCGCGCGGGAAACGCTGCGATTCTTCCAGCACGTTAAGATCCATGTGATTGCGCATATAGCGCTCCGAAGCCACCTGTAGCGGCTGATGATCCCAGGGGAAATAGGCGCCATTACGCAACGCCTCATAGACGATCAGGCGGCGAGCCTGACTCTCGCGCACGTCGGCATCGAAGCGCGCCATATCCCAGCGATCCATCATCTGACGGGCAAACTCGGTCAGGATGGCATGGTGGTCAGGATCCTCGGCCAGATTGTGCTTCTCGTCGGGATCCTCCTCCAGATTGAACAGCTGGGGAGGATCGATCTCACAATGGTTGAACTTCCACTTGCCCTGCCGAATCGTCACCAGCGGCGCATAGCTGCCCTCGGCGGCATACTCCATGTAGACCGGGGCCTCGCGCTTTTCACCATGTGCCAGCGGTAACAGCGACTGGCCATCGGTCCAGGGTTCGATTTCACCCAGATCGATGCCTACCAGATCGGCCAGGGTGGCATTGACATCGATCGAGGAGACCGGTGTATCCACCCGTTTTGGTTCAAGGCCCGGCGCACTGATCATCAGCGGTACGCGAGAAGACCCTTCGAACGGACTCATCTTGAACCATAATCCGCGCTCACCGAGCATATCGCCATGATCGGAGACGAACAGCACAATGGTGTTGTCCTTCATACGGGTACGCTCGAGCACATCCAGGATGCCGCCGATCTTGTCATCAATGTAGGAGAGGTTGGCAAAATACCCCTGTCGCGCCCGACGTACATTTTCCGGCTGAATATCGAATTTGGTGTAATCGTTCGCTTCATAGAGGCGCTGGGAGTGCGGATCCTGCTGCGCGTAGGGCACGGCACCCAGTTTCGGCTCAAGATGCTCGCAGTCATTGTACAGATCCCAGAATTGCCGCCGGGCCACATAGGGATCATGGGGGTGGGTAAAACTGACACACAGCGCCCAGGGTCGTTCATCGTGACCACGCGACAGATCAAACAGCTTCTGCTCGGCGTGAAAGGCCACCTCATCATCATATTCCATCTGGTTACTGATCTCGGCCACGCCTGCGCCGGTCACCGACCCCAGGTTGTGATACCACCAGTCGATACGTTCACCGGGGCGCCGATAATCCGGCGTCCAGCCAAAGTCGGGTGGATAGACATCGGTGGTCAGGCGGGACTCGAAGCCATGCAGCTGATCAGGCCCGACAAAATGCATCTTGCCGGAAAGGCAGGTGGCATACCCGGCGCGACGCAGATGGTGCGCCCAGGTCGGCACACTGGAAGGAAATTCGGCGGCATTGTCATAGACACCGGTACGCGAGGGAAGCTGACCGGACATGAAAGCCGCACGTCCGGGGGCACAGAGATAACTGGGCGTGTAGGCATTCCTGAAGCGCACCGACCGCTCTGCCAGAGCCTTGAGATGAGGCATATGCAGAAAATCGGCCGGGCCATCCTCGAACAGCGTACCGTTCACCTGATCGGCCATCAGTACCAGAATATTGGGTTGTGTCATGCCGGCTCCCCCGCCTGTTGATTGTTGGTGAACTCAGTGTAGTCAGATTGGGGGGTCAGAGCGGTCGGCGACAAACGATATCTCCGGTGGCTCAGCCCCAGCAGTGCTGGGGCATGAACGAACGCCACCGCTAAACGCCGGGTTTCTCCAGCATCTTTGGCAACTCGCTCAGCGAATCAATGCGGAAATTCGGCTCCAGTGCCGAATCCTCGATCAATGCAGTGGGATCGCGCTGCACCCAGGCCGCATTGAGGCCGACATGACGAGCCCCCTGCACATCCCAGTTATTGCTGGAGATCAGCCAAAGGCGATCGTGTGCGGCCTGCATCCGGCGGGCGAGATGGTGATAGACCGCTGGATCGGGCTTGAAGCGCTTGACCTCATCGACGCTGACCAGGTCGTCGAAATGGTCGAGTAACCCGGCATTACCGAGCACGGTGCGCATCGCGTCATGGCTGCCATTGGAGAAGGCTACCCGCCGGTAGCCCTGTTGGCGCAGCTCGACCAGCGCACCGGCAACTTCGTCAAAGGCTGGCAGACGCGCATAGGCGGCCATCCATGCCTCACGAGTTGATTCATCAATCTCCGGGGCATGCGCTGCCAGTGCCACATCCAGACCATGACGAGTGCAGACGCTGAAATCGTCGTACCGCCCCATCAGCCCCCGTCTGAAGGAGAGCTGCAACTGACTCGCTCGCCAGGCCGCTGCTACCGTTTCGGCCCGTTCGCCCAGCTGAGGTCGCAGCTCATCGGCAAGTGCATAGGGATCAATCAGGGTGCCATAGACATCAAAGGCAAGTGTGGTCTCGGACATGAAAGCCCTCCATTGCATGGGAAATCCGACTTCAGCGTAGAAGAATGATGATTTGGCCGGGCCCATGGAACACAAAGGGCGCCTCCCCAGCGGGAGACGCCCTTCGGCTACCGAATGAATCGGCGTGCCTTACTTCATGGTTTTCGACATTGCCAGGGCTGTATCCAGCATACGATTGGAAAAGCCCCACTCATTGTCATACCAGGCCAGCACCTTGACGAGCTTGCCGGAGACACGCGTGTGGTTGCTGTCGAAGATCGACGAGTGCGCATTGTGGTTGAAATCAATCGAAACCAGCGGCTTCTCGTTGACATCCATGACCGGCGACTTCTGTGCCGCCTCGGTGACCAGCCGATTGATTTCTTCCTTCGAGGTCTCACGACCTGCGGTGAAGGTCAGATCCACCACCGAGACGTTGAGCACCGGCACACGGATGGCAAAACCATCAAGCTTGCCGGTCAGATCCGGCAGCACTTTTGCCACGGCAGAAGCCGCACCGGTTTTCGTCGGAATCATTGACTGGGTAGCACTGCGCGCCCGGAACGGATCCTTGTGATAGACGTCAGCCAGGTTCTGGTCGTTGGTGTAGGCGTGTACCGTGGTCATCAGACCGGTCTCGATCCCGACACCTTCATGCAGCGCCTTGGCCAGCGGCGCCAGGCAATTGGTGGTGCAGGAGCCGTTGGACACCACGGTATGGTCACTGGTGAGATCCTGCTCGTTGACGCCATATACGATGGTGGCATCGGCATCGCCACTGGGTGCAGAAATCAATACCCGGCCGGCACCT
This DNA window, taken from Kushneria phosphatilytica, encodes the following:
- the betC gene encoding choline-sulfatase; translation: MTQPNILVLMADQVNGTLFEDGPADFLHMPHLKALAERSVRFRNAYTPSYLCAPGRAAFMSGQLPSRTGVYDNAAEFPSSVPTWAHHLRRAGYATCLSGKMHFVGPDQLHGFESRLTTDVYPPDFGWTPDYRRPGERIDWWYHNLGSVTGAGVAEISNQMEYDDEVAFHAEQKLFDLSRGHDERPWALCVSFTHPHDPYVARRQFWDLYNDCEHLEPKLGAVPYAQQDPHSQRLYEANDYTKFDIQPENVRRARQGYFANLSYIDDKIGGILDVLERTRMKDNTIVLFVSDHGDMLGERGLWFKMSPFEGSSRVPLMISAPGLEPKRVDTPVSSIDVNATLADLVGIDLGEIEPWTDGQSLLPLAHGEKREAPVYMEYAAEGSYAPLVTIRQGKWKFNHCEIDPPQLFNLEEDPDEKHNLAEDPDHHAILTEFARQMMDRWDMARFDADVRESQARRLIVYEALRNGAYFPWDHQPLQVASERYMRNHMDLNVLEESQRFPRGE
- a CDS encoding haloacid dehalogenase type II, whose translation is MSETTLAFDVYGTLIDPYALADELRPQLGERAETVAAAWRASQLQLSFRRGLMGRYDDFSVCTRHGLDVALAAHAPEIDESTREAWMAAYARLPAFDEVAGALVELRQQGYRRVAFSNGSHDAMRTVLGNAGLLDHFDDLVSVDEVKRFKPDPAVYHHLARRMQAAHDRLWLISSNNWDVQGARHVGLNAAWVQRDPTALIEDSALEPNFRIDSLSELPKMLEKPGV
- the gap gene encoding type I glyceraldehyde-3-phosphate dehydrogenase, with the translated sequence MTLRVAINGFGRIGRNTFRALYENGYRDRMEVVAINDLGDPALNAHLLEHDSTHGHFNFPVSHDNDSLSVDGDRIRILAEKDPAQLPWKELNVDLVMECTGIFTSREGAAKHIEAGAGRVLISAPSGDADATIVYGVNEQDLTSDHTVVSNGSCTTNCLAPLAKALHEGVGIETGLMTTVHAYTNDQNLADVYHKDPFRARSATQSMIPTKTGAASAVAKVLPDLTGKLDGFAIRVPVLNVSVVDLTFTAGRETSKEEINRLVTEAAQKSPVMDVNEKPLVSIDFNHNAHSSIFDSNHTRVSGKLVKVLAWYDNEWGFSNRMLDTALAMSKTMK